In Lycium ferocissimum isolate CSIRO_LF1 chromosome 3, AGI_CSIRO_Lferr_CH_V1, whole genome shotgun sequence, the genomic window TATCATACAACATTAATACAATTTTGAATCTCacttcaaaatttgaaattattaAGCCTTTCAAAAAGAAACCCTTCTCAAATCTTTCAACAATCTCACCAACCTACAACATAATATCAATAAAGGATAcaaaattaatcaaataaaaaacaaacatCAATTCATTCTAATTCTTTTACCTCTGAGTTCAAAATGCTAGATCTACAGTATCTAGGAATAGTGACAAACAAAACATAGACCCAGATGTCAAATTGATAATCTTTAATAACGAATTACATCAAATAGCCAGGAAGAACATAAGTGTAGCTcaacagaagaaaaaaaaacataattacACGAAATTCGAATCTAAGTCATAAGTTACAAATGCCAAATTGATGTCGCTTGATGTCGCTTCTGTTTGCACACTGATTGAGTTCGACTCAAGATCGGAGATCAACGGCGGTGTTAATGGAGATCTATGGTGGTGTTGTGGCGGTTCGGGTGAGCTAGCAAAAAGAAAACACGTTGCTCTCTAGTTCTTCTCACTCCAAGTGTTGAAATTGTTCTCTCTCTATTTTCCTTGCGTGAACAGAATGGGAGGGAAGGGTTGggcttttttgaattttttcagATCTAgtatattttgtaattaagttgttatattttgtaaataatgaaAAGTAATCTTGTGTTTTATAATATAGTATCTTAAGTaatattattaggtcattttcccaacagaaaagcaagataaacaTTTTGAAACAGAAGGACTAACAGATATGGGTCATATGCACTTCTGTCCCTATTCTGTGCTGCTTCAAAATAAGTTAAATAATAGATCATATCAATTTACCCAACATAATCCAAAGTTCCATCCTTTTTTCATTTGGTTGAAAAAAGTTGGAGACAAAagtattcttttaaattattaactTAGGTTCTTCCAATCTGCATAATTTTTAATTACTCaatttattttgtatattgagTTTGAGTTGCATTTTGACTCGGGAATTTCATTATGTTGACTCATTTGactaaataatttattttgtatatttgagtTTGAGCCGCATTTTGACTCGAGGATTACATTATGTTAACTCATTTGACTAAATAATTTTGACAAGTTCGATTTCAGAACCGTATATCTAAAGTTCTTGCAACCACAACTGCTAGTataaagttaatttttgaaGCTGCTAAACttaaaaacatttataaactttaaaTATTCTTAAAATAGGGTCCTCCAAGCGATATATATATCTGCATTTGCCCTTTAGGAACTCGTTGGAGATTCAATTTGATGCTTGTAGTAAAGAATAGGAAAACAGATATACAACTGATCACTAAATGAATCTCCaacaaatgaatgaaaaacgtaaaagaaaaagtaaagaaGCCATAgccaacaatcaaattacataTACGATGAGTCATTTCCTTGGTTGATTAAGAAGTTGCACAAAGAAATACAAGAACAAGAATGAAGAAATATTAGTAAAATATCAAGCTTATGATCACCGACTTCCCTCAACTCCAAAGAGTGATTAAGACTACAACTAAAAATCAGAGTTGCATGGTCTACGCTTTAGCCAAATGAACAGTAGCCAAAAAACAAGTTTAAACTTGTATAGCCCTATCCCCACCTCAGTCATAACTCATAATAGCCACAGCCCTTAAACAATAGGAAAATACTCAAGAAATCCCCAGTTCAACAGAAAATCACTCATTTCTCCTTTAAGACGCtaaagagaataaatataaaAAGCTTCAGATACGAACTTTGTATCATAAGATAAATAACATGACAAGTCATCTGCAGAATTGACTCTTAAAAATGAACAGGGGATCCCAATTCCTTGTGTTGAGTTACGGCACAACATAGCGAATTCATCTGGCCATCAAAAGGTTCTTGTAAGTAACATCAGTAGAGAACACACAAGTTCTACTTGTGCGGCAGGCATAGTACACCATTGTCTCTTTTTCGGCAATAGTACAACAGCAGAAGCCTTGCACACCACTAGAAAACATATGTTGACAAACTTACGAACACACGAGACAAATCATTTCAAAAAATTCATACTCCATATGTGTCTCCATAGTGAAGCAGATAGATGAAGTCGTTACTTGATTGTTGCGCCAATCTGGAATCCCATCGCATTGGAATAAATATTTAACTCCTGCAATTCATTAGGCCAAGATGCAAGATTATTACTATGGAAATAATGACCTTCCTCCTCTAAAACTTCAAGATCTCTTAGCATTTCAATAGATCCAGGCCATCAAGTGCAAAAAAGATATTGTAGATTTCACACCTCTCCCAGGTCTACTAGCAGCGTTTGTCTAGATGAGTAGCTCCTAATGTCCAAGGAATCAACGGATTTTAGCTGGCATATGTTGCTCGGAAGATCCATAAATCAATTACTCTGTCCAAATTCCTATTGACTTGTGGACCTGTGTCGCCCTTGAACAACAAAGTCTCTAGACTTCGTGAACCGTTGAAGTTTGGAGTTCTTCTGAGTTGCTTGCAATCATAGAGATCCAACTTCTTCAAACTTTTGCTACACTACAAGTAAACCAAATATAGTTTCAAGTAAGATTTTCTTTTCGTCAGTTGCGATTACGGTACACATGAAATTGTAACATTGAGTAACAAACCTACAAATTTAAACTAAGTTCTTGGACATTACTCCCTTGCATATTTAGAAATACAAGTTTCTCGGGTGGAAAATACAATGGTACATATTTTAGACAACAGCTCAAGATTTCCACTAATATGTAACTTGTCGATTTTAAGCACCCtaagatttttcattttcttacaTTCTTTGGCCCTCAAGTTCGCACCTTTTAATGCACAGGGATATACCTTCAGTACTTCTACCTTTTTTGGAACACTGTAGTGCCTTAACACCATGTTTAAGTCCCAGAAAATAAGAGAGAAAAATGGTATATACAAATTGAAGgtcaaacaaagaaaatacattattatttttagtAAATAAAAGGATTTTATTAATACCAATGTAATAGTTACAAAACCAAACAGGGCAGACTACCTGTTTCTCAAAATGAAGACCAAGACTCAACTTACAAGGAGCCTAACTACATATCTAGTTAACAAGACCAAGACTACCGGTTCCTCTCAACACAAGGCTACAGTGAGAATAAGAATAACCTGACGATTGGATATGTATTCTGCCGTGTATGTGGATATGTATTGCAATCTCGCTGCGCAGCCTGTCACACTGATAAAGACTTCTTTGAAACCTGATGCCATTCCTCTCTTTCCAGATAGATGCAACCACAATAGCAAATACACAGCAGATGATCTCATCTCTATCAGTTTCCTTTCTTGCCAGTCACCAATACTTCTTTGAAGGCCCAAACACAGTAGTAATTTCTGCCATATTGCTTTGGTGATGGAACAAGAGAAGAACAGGTGGTCAAATGATTCAACTAGAGAGTTGCAAAAGACACAATTCAGGGGCACATGAATACCAAATCTAAGCATGTTGCTAGCCTTCTTTGCACCGCTAACCACAAAGTAAATTTATGTCTTGgatgaatgcttggttgtagTGTGAGAGATTTCCATGGGAATTTGAGATCAATTGGAAGCAGGGTGACATACATGCTCTTGATTGACAATTTATTCCCCTTGACATCAGATGCcaacctatgttgctcggactcttctaAAATATCGACGTGTGCGTGTCAGAcactccaaaagtagtgcatttttggagaatccaaCACGGGTGAGGCAGTAGAAGTGAAGAGTCCGCGTAACTTAGATGCCAACCTAGCATGAAAGGCTCCCTGAAGAGAAGTTGATTGGAGGATGAACTTTCTAGTCTCATTATCTTTCTTATAACCCAAGTAGCATTACAGGGATGTTGCAAGAGTCCACTGATTCATTCTTCAAATAATAGCTATGCACCCACCTAATCTAGAGGCGGTGCGGTCCTTCTTGTCAGCAATTGCCCAAAGTTGTTTGATTACTGCAGCTCTGTTCCAAAGACAAATATTCATCACATTTTGCCCTCCTGCCTTTGGGAGGCAggttttgctttttttttttgtaatctcTGCAGTACCAGACCATAAGAAAGATCTGCAAACAGCCTCTACCAATTTCATTATCCTCTTTGGCAAaccaaaaaatgtaaaatttctCAAAGAGCTAAGATGAGATTCTTTCAGATACTAGCTAACACCattcaataagaaataatacaTATTTTTTAGAACGAAGGTGAACAAAGAGGGCAAAGAGAATGCAGAAACCTGATAATAGAATATTCCGTATGTATAGTTCACGTAATAATTACATGATTGTTCCATATGTATAACTATGCAGTACTTTTCTAAAGTTGTTACTTCTTATACCTGATTTCTTCAAGCAAGCTTAATTTCTGCAATTGGATATAAGCTTAGAGAGTTGATAAGAACTCATcatttccggaaaaaaaaaaatcatttgattTTTAATAAGAACTAACTAAACAATAgaatacacaaaaaaaatgatgaattgatttggggaaaaaaaagacTTAAACATATTTGAATAGCTAGTCTCGGAAATATAGTCTATATAACCAGTACACTACTCGTTAAATTTAATAAGAACTATGGGCAGCAAACTGATTTGGATAATTGCTAAATAGGTGAATTTTGATTTGATAATTTTTGCCCTTGATAGTATGAGTTTGACTTTAGCAAATGCTCATTTCTATAAACAACCAGAATTAATTTACTAACAAGAGAAGCAGCACAAATGTATTGAACTCTTGTGTTGTCCACAGAAACGAGgagtaaataaaaaatgagattAGGTTTAAAAAAACTATAATCGAGATAAAGATACAGAATTTACAGACCTTCTTTCCTTGTAGAACATCACAGGCTTCTTGAGATACTTTTGCCAAAATTGTTTTTCCTATTCCACCAATGCCATATATACCCACCATGTGAACTTCATCTACACATTCATTTTCTTAACATACCTCTTGCTTCATCTAACAACCCTTCAAGACAAAATCCATTTatcattatattatatgttcttgTATCCGGAAGCAATCCAACTAAAGAAAGCTTCTCAAATATAGCACGAGCTTTGTTGAGTTTACCATTTTTCCACAAGCCATTAATGATTATATTGTAAGATACTATACgaatattttctctctttctttccaacttatttcCCAGATAATTTGATAGCCGAACAAATTAAGTGAAAGACATTTTCACTTCTTATTTCATAGCCAACAAATTAAGTGAAAGACATGTTCACATCTTATTTATCAATTGAAGCTCTGGTATCATGTCAAGGACAGAAGGATTCTCCCTCATAAAGTTTATCAATAACTCCGTTATAGTTGCGTCAAATGAGAATCCCCTTCCAACCATTTCCTTCATGAATGTTGCCATTTCACTAATTTTGCTACACCTGATAAAACCTTGCACAATAACATTGTATGTGACAATGTTCGGCACACAACCGTTGTCCTCcattttcttaatatttgctctctttctttccaacttattaAAGAGTGACATAGCTTCTTCAACAAGTCCGTACTTAAAAGTACAACTTGATGCCCTCTGTTTTTCCTATTCCACCAATGCCAAATATACCAACCATGTGAACTTTATCAACACATTCATTTTTCGATAACAACTCTATATCTTTGACACAAATATCTACTCCAACTGGGTACCAAGCAACATCCAGAGGTGTTTGGTTCACCTCTGGTAGGACTTCTTCTATAATATTCTCGATAAATTTAGATTCATGCCTACAAATTGttaacaacaaaagaaacattataacaacaataataactaatTATGGAAAAAAGAACCGTAACAATAAGGGCCAAACACTTAAAAAACTATTGAAAAAACACTTAAGAGCCGTCTGCGCatgaaaattattcacttttttccagaataattttcacttttcaagatcagtgtttggtttggttataaaatttccaaaactaaCTTGGAGTTGGACTCCAAATCTGGAAAAGTGCTCCGCACCTGTTTTCCAACTCCGTtgtcataaatttcaaataaagt contains:
- the LOC132050402 gene encoding uncharacterized protein LOC132050402 gives rise to the protein MLRFGIHVPLNCVFCNSLVESFDHLFFSCSITKAIWQKLLLCLGLQRSIGDWQERKLIEMRSSAVYLLLWLHLSGKRGMASGFKEVFISVTGCAARLQYISTYTAEYISNRQCSKSLKKLDLYDCKQLRRTPNFNGSRSLETLLFKGDTGPQVNRNLDRVIDLWIFRATYAS
- the LOC132050403 gene encoding disease resistance protein Roq1-like, coding for MVVFSKNYASPSWGVEELIKILKLKQIIFRTFYDVDPSQVLKQTECFDEDLGIQKERLFGDLRNVADRHESKFIENIIEEVLPEVNQTPLDVAWYPVGVDICVKDIELLSKNECVDKVHMVGIFGIGGIGKTEGIKLYF